A stretch of the Acidobacteriota bacterium genome encodes the following:
- a CDS encoding DNA translocase FtsK: MSSKPRVKKANKRSLANEILAIVLALIAILLLLSLVTYDPKDPSWHSVGPQQKPTNFIGAFGAYAGNLLLEWFGIAALAIPLLLAFIGWRMFFNESLSVPLRKGISSTFLLIALSGFLALFPKMGLAMLEHSSSNGGMVGYIVEGAFAGVLNTIGAAIVLTFAMAVLLMLTLELSVSHIAAWVRSVKQSGVITNKSGLGFTERLRGWWAEHRERRRIAAEERRQFEAEQLRLEEAENLARERETQAETRRKKLSEENREKRVKEEKPVAAVLADALKKEEASEVKPEPIITPVVAKPVRTEAAQNGNPKIESAKDELKEPQRLVATAQTTQTTATNGQATTPAASEATDPATPAPNARTHAAAAYRAYTTKTEQLKAGRDLASEITMDPDVVEMTSTAYIERTVPTKPLGTAKPEKEETSRRKVVVQKAHYEMPSIGLLEVPIGHNEQAEGELRERATILAEKCKEFGVVGHIHRINPGPVVTTFEFKPDPGIKYARVVGLADDLCLALKAESIRIDRIPGKSTVGIEAPNLHREKILLREVIESPRFQNSKSKLTVALGKTINGEEYITDLADMPHLLIAGATGAGKSVTMNALICSILYKASPDEVKFIMVDPKRVELGLYENIPHLLTPIVTDPKRAANALKWAVNEMENRYKELAKYGVRNIEQYNKQVEELTHPTLSADDPNAPKHLPYIVIAIDELADLMMVARSEVETSIARLAQMARAVGIHLVLATQRPSVDIITGVIKANIPSRIAFRVSSKVDSRTIIDTNGAEALLGQGDMLFLPPRTSRIIRVHGSFVNEAEVKAISDHARKQAEPNFNELVTMTEQEAEGVTGELGERDELYDEALMIVIDMGRASTSVLQRRLSIGYGRAAKILDMMEREGFIGPAEGSKPRKVLSAAYEFRDRLSEMQEEDFD; encoded by the coding sequence ATGAGCAGTAAACCACGGGTTAAAAAAGCGAACAAACGTTCGCTTGCCAATGAAATTTTAGCAATAGTTCTGGCATTGATTGCCATCCTGCTTTTGCTAAGCCTTGTTACCTACGACCCGAAAGACCCAAGCTGGCATTCGGTCGGACCCCAACAAAAACCTACGAATTTCATCGGCGCATTCGGCGCTTATGCGGGCAATCTGCTGCTCGAATGGTTCGGCATTGCGGCGCTGGCGATTCCGCTTTTGCTGGCGTTTATCGGTTGGCGAATGTTTTTCAACGAATCGCTCAGCGTGCCTTTGCGCAAAGGTATCAGCTCAACTTTTCTGCTCATTGCGCTCTCAGGATTTTTGGCGCTCTTTCCGAAAATGGGACTCGCCATGCTTGAACACTCGTCGAGCAATGGCGGCATGGTCGGCTACATCGTCGAAGGCGCCTTCGCGGGCGTGTTGAATACGATTGGCGCGGCAATTGTACTAACCTTCGCAATGGCGGTTTTGTTGATGCTGACGCTGGAATTATCCGTGAGCCACATCGCTGCGTGGGTGCGCTCTGTAAAACAGAGCGGCGTGATTACCAACAAATCGGGGCTTGGTTTTACAGAGCGTTTACGAGGCTGGTGGGCAGAACATCGTGAACGTCGCCGGATTGCCGCAGAGGAACGCCGTCAATTTGAAGCTGAACAACTGAGGCTTGAGGAAGCGGAAAATTTAGCTCGTGAACGCGAAACTCAGGCTGAAACGCGGCGCAAAAAACTGAGCGAAGAGAATCGCGAAAAACGTGTCAAAGAAGAAAAGCCGGTTGCTGCGGTACTGGCAGATGCTTTAAAGAAAGAGGAAGCTTCGGAAGTTAAGCCGGAACCGATTATTACACCAGTGGTTGCAAAACCCGTTCGCACAGAAGCCGCGCAAAACGGCAATCCGAAAATCGAGTCAGCAAAAGACGAATTGAAAGAGCCGCAACGGCTGGTTGCAACGGCGCAAACCACGCAAACCACTGCTACAAACGGGCAGGCGACAACTCCTGCTGCAAGCGAAGCGACAGACCCGGCAACGCCTGCGCCGAATGCCCGCACCCATGCGGCAGCCGCTTATCGCGCTTATACGACAAAGACCGAGCAGTTAAAAGCCGGTCGCGATTTGGCAAGCGAAATCACCATGGACCCGGATGTTGTCGAGATGACCTCGACGGCTTACATTGAACGCACCGTTCCGACCAAGCCGCTCGGCACCGCCAAACCCGAAAAAGAGGAAACCTCCAGGCGCAAAGTCGTTGTCCAAAAAGCGCATTATGAAATGCCGTCGATTGGTTTGCTCGAAGTGCCGATTGGACACAACGAACAGGCTGAGGGGGAATTGCGCGAACGGGCGACGATTCTTGCCGAAAAATGCAAAGAGTTCGGCGTCGTCGGACATATCCATCGCATCAACCCGGGACCTGTAGTCACAACCTTTGAATTCAAACCCGACCCCGGCATCAAATACGCCCGCGTCGTTGGTCTTGCAGATGATTTGTGTCTGGCGCTCAAAGCCGAATCCATTCGCATCGACCGCATACCGGGCAAATCCACCGTCGGTATCGAAGCGCCCAATCTGCATCGCGAAAAAATTTTATTGCGCGAAGTCATTGAATCGCCGCGCTTTCAAAACTCGAAATCGAAACTCACCGTGGCGCTCGGCAAGACCATCAACGGCGAAGAGTACATCACAGACCTCGCGGATATGCCACACCTGTTGATTGCGGGCGCGACCGGCGCTGGTAAATCGGTCACCATGAATGCGCTGATTTGTTCGATTCTCTATAAAGCCTCGCCCGATGAAGTGAAGTTCATCATGGTTGACCCCAAGCGCGTCGAACTTGGGCTTTATGAAAACATTCCGCACTTGCTGACGCCCATTGTCACCGACCCGAAACGCGCTGCCAATGCCTTGAAATGGGCGGTGAATGAAATGGAAAATCGCTACAAAGAACTGGCGAAATACGGCGTGCGCAACATCGAGCAATATAATAAACAGGTTGAAGAATTGACCCACCCGACGCTTTCGGCAGATGATCCGAACGCGCCGAAACATTTGCCTTATATCGTCATTGCGATTGATGAACTGGCGGATTTGATGATGGTGGCGCGCAGCGAAGTTGAAACTTCGATTGCCAGACTTGCGCAGATGGCGCGCGCCGTCGGCATCCACCTGGTGCTGGCGACGCAAAGACCTTCAGTTGACATCATCACCGGCGTCATCAAAGCCAACATTCCTTCGCGCATCGCGTTTCGGGTTTCCTCGAAAGTTGACTCGCGCACGATTATTGACACCAATGGCGCAGAGGCGTTGCTTGGACAGGGCGATATGCTTTTTTTGCCGCCGCGAACCTCGCGCATCATTCGTGTACATGGCTCGTTTGTCAACGAAGCCGAAGTCAAAGCGATTTCCGACCATGCGCGCAAACAGGCGGAGCCGAATTTCAACGAACTGGTGACTATGACTGAACAGGAAGCCGAAGGGGTGACGGGCGAGTTGGGTGAGCGCGATGAACTTTACGATGAAGCGTTGATGATTGTCATCGATATGGGACGCGCTTCGACCTCTGTGTTGCAGCGGCGGTTGTCGATTGGTTACGGACGCGCTGCGAAAATTTTGGATATGATGGAACGCGAAGGCTTCATCGGGCCTGCGGAAGGCTCGAAACCCCGCAAAGTGTTAAGCGCGGCTTATGAATTTCGTGACCGCCTTTCCGAGATGCAGGAAGAGGATTTCGATTAA
- the prfB gene encoding peptide chain release factor 2 (programmed frameshift) — MIDELRNRYEDLSARVSELRRFLDADAKRKELARVEEEIAKPDFWNDQEKAQKVLKQRSRLENAVKKSETFVRDVEDAAVLFEFAAEDESSLKELQTLLDRLQSEVEETETEMLLSGRNDARNAIVTINAGAGGTDAQDWAQMLLRMYLRWAERRGFKTELVDEQPGKEAGIKSATFTLEGEYAYGLMAAEAGVHRLVRLSPFNAGSSRETSFASVFVYPEIEEDVEIEIQEKDLRVDTYRSTGAGGQHINTTDSAVRITHLPTGLVVTCQNQRSQHQNREVAMRILKSRLYELEMEKRRAETAQLEESKRDISFGSQIRNYVLHPYRLAKDVRTKYERSDVDTVLDGDLDDFIKSYLVHKSKGALESAAASVE, encoded by the exons ATGATTGATGAATTGAGAAATAGATACGAAGACCTTTCAGCAAGAGTCTCAGAACTCAGGAGGTTTCTT GACGCAGATGCCAAACGTAAAGAACTGGCGCGTGTCGAAGAAGAAATCGCCAAACCCGATTTCTGGAATGACCAGGAGAAAGCGCAAAAGGTTTTAAAACAGCGTAGCCGTCTGGAAAACGCCGTGAAAAAATCGGAAACCTTCGTGCGCGATGTGGAAGACGCCGCCGTGCTTTTTGAATTTGCTGCCGAAGACGAAAGCTCTTTGAAAGAATTGCAAACCCTGCTTGACCGTTTGCAAAGCGAAGTCGAAGAGACCGAAACCGAGATGTTGCTTTCCGGTCGCAACGATGCGCGCAATGCGATTGTCACCATCAACGCCGGAGCGGGCGGCACAGACGCCCAGGATTGGGCGCAGATGCTTTTGAGAATGTATCTGCGTTGGGCTGAACGACGGGGCTTTAAAACCGAACTGGTGGATGAACAGCCGGGCAAAGAAGCCGGAATCAAGAGCGCCACCTTCACGCTTGAAGGCGAATACGCTTATGGATTGATGGCTGCCGAAGCCGGTGTGCATCGCCTCGTTAGACTCAGTCCCTTCAACGCCGGGTCGAGTCGCGAAACCAGTTTCGCATCGGTGTTCGTGTATCCCGAAATCGAAGAGGATGTCGAGATTGAAATTCAGGAAAAGGATTTGCGCGTTGACACCTATCGTTCGACGGGCGCAGGCGGGCAGCACATCAACACTACGGATTCGGCTGTGCGCATCACCCATTTGCCGACGGGGTTGGTGGTCACTTGTCAAAATCAACGCTCGCAACATCAGAACCGCGAAGTCGCCATGCGCATTTTGAAATCGCGGCTTTATGAACTCGAAATGGAGAAGCGTCGCGCCGAGACCGCGCAGCTTGAAGAATCGAAGCGCGATATTTCTTTCGGTTCGCAGATTCGCAACTATGTGCTGCATCCTTATCGTCTGGCAAAAGATGTGCGCACCAAATATGAACGTTCGGATGTGGACACGGTTCTGGATGGCGATTTGGATGATTTCATCAAAAGCTATCTGGTGCATAAGAGCAAGGGCGCGCTTGAAAGTGCCGCCGCCAGTGTTGAGTAA